A single genomic interval of Labrus mixtus chromosome 6, fLabMix1.1, whole genome shotgun sequence harbors:
- the slka gene encoding STE20-like serine/threonine-protein kinase isoform X1, which produces MSFFNFRKIFKLGPDKKKKQYEHVHRDVNPEEIWDIIGELGDGAFGKVFKAQNKQNGTLAAAKVIDTKTEDELEDYMVEIDILASCDHPHIVKLLDAFYFEGKLWILIEFCAGGAVDAIMLELERPLTEPQIRVVCRQTLEALCYLHENKVIHRDLKAGNILLSLDGEVKLADFGVSAKNTKTLQRRDSFIGTPYWMAPEVVMCETSKDRPYDYKADIWSLGVTLIELAQVEPPNHEMNPMRVLLKIAKSEPPTLMHPSRWSPEFSDFLRKSLDKNVDHRWSPVQLLQHPFVTSVTDCKPLRELIAEAKAEVTEELEDSKEEEEEEEAETPLAAPGHKRAPSDASVASSEDDKVPPTPSTLESVTEKTETVPAEDQTSDKLSDEILGTSEVDKPKEGKLNEVSNADNADLVSGPAEPIMDLIPQAPTEPKPEDGKIPAEPAAPLPEENGKTTQELIPDGQETEEEQKEIPENEPSQIIEEKGEEKGREDREEKEKAEGTEDFKESQEQPEDKQEEPESISGEVEPPEEESREPEKEIPPKQVAEDRIDDTANGPDVNTDTENIGPNVIDININGETDTKSSVDDTPAEVLLEKEATESQPEEKPEDEKQPDQDNHPCEENKPEEQTPTELTNGVSDVAKDTSEDSEQVVPCKDVNMKEGEAKATPADENTSQDAVSVQESETDSECKMEPGSPAVVKSDVEKDSDSGSSSAADSSSLDLNLSISSFLSKSKEGSVSMQESKRQKKTLKKTRKFMVDGVEVSVTTSKIVTDNDTKSEEMRFLRRQELRELRLLQKEEQRAQQQLSNKLQQQREQIYRRFEQETTAKKRQYDQEVENLEKKQKQTIERLEQDHTSRLRDEAKRIKADQDKELSKFQNMLKNRKKEAQLEVAQSPRHMRKELMKRIKEDLMLLKTSEAVAQVMIQSFQLSSCALFNAQMQDEQEFLQKQQQELDGALKKIIQQHKLEIATIERDCLNHKQQLMRAREAAMWELEERHLQEKHQLLKQQLKDQYFLQRHQLLKRHEKEMEQMQRYNQRLIEEMKNKQTQERVRLPKIQRSEAKTRMAMFKKSLRITATASVTPEMEREKIKQFAVQEEKRQKNERLHQHQKHENQMRDLQLQCDSNIRELQQLQNEKCHLLIEHETQKLKELDEEHSQEIKEWREKLRPRKKALEEEFTRKLQEQEVFFKMSGESECLNPTTQSRVSKFYPIPNLHNSGL; this is translated from the exons ATGTCTTTCTTCAATTTTCGGAAGATATTCAAACTGGGCCctgacaagaagaagaagcagtatGAACATGTACACAGAGACGTGAACCCGGAGGAAATCTGGGACATCATTGGGGAACTTGGAGACGGGGCGTTTGGGAAAGTATTCAAG GCTCAGAACAAGCAGAATGGGACCCTCGCTGCTGCCAAGGTTATTGACACAAAGACTGAGGATGAATTGGAGGACTACATGGTGGAGATTGACATTCTGGCCTCCTGCGACCACCCTCACATCGTCAAACTGCTGgatgccttttattttgaaggcaaacTTTGG ATCCTCATAGAGTTCTGTGCAGGCGGTGCAGTGGATGCCATCATGCTGG AACTGGAGAGACCCCTGACAGAGCCTCAGATCCGTGTGGTTTGTAGGCAGACCTTGGAGGCTTTGTGTTACCTCCACGAGAACAAGGTCATCCACCGAGACTTGAAGGCCGGAAACATTCTCCTCTCCTTGGATGGAGAAGTGAAACTAG CTGACTTTGGGGTGTCTGCTAAAAATACCAAGACGTTACAGAGAAGGGACTCTTTCATCGGCACTCCGTATTG GATGGCCCCAGAGGTGGTGATGTGCGAAACCTCCAAGGACCGTCCGTACGACTACAAGGCCGACATCTGGTCCCTCGGGGTAACCCTGATAGAGCTGGCACAGGTTGAGCCGCCCAACCACGAGATGAACCCCATGAGGGTGTTGCTGAAAATAGCCAAGTCCGAGCCGCCCACACTCATGCATCCCTCCCGCTG GTCCCCGGAATTCAGCGACTTTCTGCGGAAATCACTTGATAAGAATGTGGACCATAGGTGGAGCCCTGTGCAGCTTTTGCAG CATCCTTTTGTCACCAGTGTAACAGACTGCAAACCTCTCAGAGAGCTCATCGCCGAGGCCAAAGCTGAAGTCACAGAGGAGCTCGAGGAtagcaaagaggaggaggaggaggaagaggctgaAACACCTCTG GCGGCTCCAGGGCACAAGAGAGCGCCCTCAGATGCCAGCGTGGCCAGCTCAGAGGATGACAAAGTCCCACCGACTCCCTCCACGCTGGAATCTGTTACAGAAAAGACAGAGACCGTGCCTGCTGAGGACCAGACCAGTGATAAGCTCTCTGATGAAATACTTGGAACAAGTGAGGTGGATAAGCCTAAAGAGGGGAAACTCAATGAGGTGTCTAATGCTGATAATGCAGACCTGGTATCTGGGCCAGCAGAGCCTATAATGGACTTGATCCCACAAGCTCCCACCGAGCCTAAACCAGAAGACGGTAAAATTCCTGCTGAGCCTGCGGCACCACTGCCAGAGGAGAATGGCAAAACAACCCAGGAACTTATCCCAGATGGTCAAGAAACAGAGGAAGAACAGAAGGAGATACCAGAAAATGAACCTTCCCAAATAATagaggaaaaaggagaggagaaggggagggaagacagagaagagaaagaaaaagcagaaggtACAGAAGATTTCAAAGAATCTCAAGAGCAGCCTGAAGATAAACAAGAGGAACCAGAATCCATATCAGGAGAAGTTGAACCGCCagaagaagaaagcagagaACCAGAGAAGGAGATCCCTCCGAAACAAGTGGCAGAAGACAGAATAGACGACACAGCTAATGGCCCAGatgtaaatacagacacagagaatATAGGACCAAATGTAATAGACATAAACATTAATggagaaacagacacaaagtcAAGCGTGGATGACACCCCTGCTGAAGTTCTGTTAGAGAAGGAGGCCACAGAGAGTCAGCCAGAGGAAAAACCTGAGGATGAAAAGCAGCCTGACCAAGACAATCACCCCTGTGAGGAGAATAAACCAGAGGAACAGACACCAACGGAATTGACAAATGGAGTCAGCGACGTTGCCAAAGACACCTCAGAGGATTCAGAACAAGTGGTCCCATGTAAAGACGTCAACATGAAGGAAGGCGAGGCGAAAGCTACTCCTGCCGATGAGAATACTTCCCAAGATGCCGTCTCTGTCCAGGAGAGCGAAACGGACTCAGAGTGCAAGATGGAGCCCGGAAGCCCAGCTGTGGTTAAGTCGGATGTAGAGAAGGACTCGGACTCTGGGAGCAGCTCCgcagctgacagcagcagccTCGACCTCAATCTGTCCATCTCTAGCTTCCTGTCCAAGAGCAAGGAAGGCTCCGTGTCTATGCAG GAGTCAAAACGTCAGAAAAAGACGCTGAAGAAGACACGTAAGTTCATGGTGGATGGTGTGGAGGTCAGTGTGACGACATCAAAGATAGTGACGGATAACGACACCAAGAGTGAAGAGATGAGGTTCCTAAG GCGGCAGGAGTTGAGAGAGCTGCGCCTCCTGcagaaggaggagcagagggcccagcagcagctgagcaacaagctgcagcagcagagagagcagatcTACCGGCGCTTCGAACAGGAAACAACT GCTAAGAAGCGTCAATATGACCAAGAGGTGGAGAACCTTgagaagaagcagaagcagaCCATCGAGCGGCTGGAGCAGGATCACACCAGCCGGCTCAGAGACGAGGCCAAACGCATCAAAGCGGATCAAGACAAGGAGCTCTCCAAATTCCAAAACATGCTGAAGAACCGGAAGAAAGAG GCCCAACTGGAGGTTGCACAGTCCCCCAGACACATGAGAAAAGAGCTCATGAAACGCATAAAGGAGGACCTAATGCTCCTTAAGACTTCAGAG GCAGTGGCCCAGGTTATGATACAGTCTTTTCAGTTGTCCTCATGTGCCCTCTTCAACGCTCAGATGCAGGAT GAGCAGGAGTTCCtccagaagcagcagcaggagctggacGGAGCTCTGAAGAAAATCATCCAGCAGCACAAACTGGAGATCGCCACTATAGAGAGAGACTGCCTCAACCATAAGCAGCAGCTGATGAGAG ctcgAGAGGCAGCCATGTGGGAGTTGGAGGAGCGCCACCTGCAGGAGAAGCACCAGCTGCTGAAGCAGCAGCTCAAAGACCAGTACTTCCTGCAGAGACACCAGCTGCTCAAGAGACACGAGAAA gagatgGAGCAGATGCAGCGCTACAACCAGCGGCTGATCgaggaaatgaaaaacaaacagactcaaGAGAGAGTCCGTCTGCCCAAGATTCAACGCAGCGAGGCCAAGACCCGCATGGCCATGTTCAAGAAGAGCCTTCGCATCACGGCCACAGCATCCGTCACcccagagatggagagagagaagatcaAGCAG TTCGCTGTtcaggaggagaagaggcaGAAGAATGAGAGGCTCCATCAACACCAGAAACACGAGAACCAGATGAGGGATCTGCAGCTGCAGTGTGACTCAAACATCAGggagctgcagcagctacaG AATGAGAAGTGCCACCTTCTCATCGAGCATGAGACTCagaagctgaaggagctggaTGAGGAGCACAGCCAGGAGATAAAGGAGTGGAGAGAGAAGCTGAGACCCAGAAAGAAG gcctTGGAGGAGGAGTTCACACGGAAGCTTCAGGAGCAGGAGGTCTTCTTCAAGATGAGCGGCGAGTCCGAATGCCTTAACCCCACCACCCAGAGTCGAGTGTCCAAATTTTACCCAATCCCAAACCTGCACAACTCTGGTTTATAG
- the slka gene encoding STE20-like serine/threonine-protein kinase isoform X3 produces the protein MSFFNFRKIFKLGPDKKKKQYEHVHRDVNPEEIWDIIGELGDGAFGKVFKAQNKQNGTLAAAKVIDTKTEDELEDYMVEIDILASCDHPHIVKLLDAFYFEGKLWILIEFCAGGAVDAIMLELERPLTEPQIRVVCRQTLEALCYLHENKVIHRDLKAGNILLSLDGEVKLADFGVSAKNTKTLQRRDSFIGTPYWMAPEVVMCETSKDRPYDYKADIWSLGVTLIELAQVEPPNHEMNPMRVLLKIAKSEPPTLMHPSRWSPEFSDFLRKSLDKNVDHRWSPVQLLQHPFVTSVTDCKPLRELIAEAKAEVTEELEDSKEEEEEEEAETPLAAPGHKRAPSDASVASSEDDKVPPTPSTLESVTEKTETVPAEDQTSDKLSDEILGTSEVDKPKEGKLNEVSNADNADLVSGPAEPIMDLIPQAPTEPKPEDGKIPAEPAAPLPEENGKTTQELIPDGQETEEEQKEIPENEPSQIIEEKGEEKGREDREEKEKAEGTEDFKESQEQPEDKQEEPESISGEVEPPEEESREPEKEIPPKQVAEDRIDDTANGPDVNTDTENIGPNVIDININGETDTKSSVDDTPAEVLLEKEATESQPEEKPEDEKQPDQDNHPCEENKPEEQTPTELTNGVSDVAKDTSEDSEQVVPCKDVNMKEGEAKATPADENTSQDAVSVQESETDSECKMEPGSPAVVKSDVEKDSDSGSSSAADSSSLDLNLSISSFLSKSKEGSVSMQESKRQKKTLKKTRKFMVDGVEVSVTTSKIVTDNDTKSEEMRFLRRQELRELRLLQKEEQRAQQQLSNKLQQQREQIYRRFEQETTAKKRQYDQEVENLEKKQKQTIERLEQDHTSRLRDEAKRIKADQDKELSKFQNMLKNRKKEAVAQVMIQSFQLSSCALFNAQMQDEQEFLQKQQQELDGALKKIIQQHKLEIATIERDCLNHKQQLMRAREAAMWELEERHLQEKHQLLKQQLKDQYFLQRHQLLKRHEKEMEQMQRYNQRLIEEMKNKQTQERVRLPKIQRSEAKTRMAMFKKSLRITATASVTPEMEREKIKQFAVQEEKRQKNERLHQHQKHENQMRDLQLQCDSNIRELQQLQNEKCHLLIEHETQKLKELDEEHSQEIKEWREKLRPRKKALEEEFTRKLQEQEVFFKMSGESECLNPTTQSRVSKFYPIPNLHNSGL, from the exons ATGTCTTTCTTCAATTTTCGGAAGATATTCAAACTGGGCCctgacaagaagaagaagcagtatGAACATGTACACAGAGACGTGAACCCGGAGGAAATCTGGGACATCATTGGGGAACTTGGAGACGGGGCGTTTGGGAAAGTATTCAAG GCTCAGAACAAGCAGAATGGGACCCTCGCTGCTGCCAAGGTTATTGACACAAAGACTGAGGATGAATTGGAGGACTACATGGTGGAGATTGACATTCTGGCCTCCTGCGACCACCCTCACATCGTCAAACTGCTGgatgccttttattttgaaggcaaacTTTGG ATCCTCATAGAGTTCTGTGCAGGCGGTGCAGTGGATGCCATCATGCTGG AACTGGAGAGACCCCTGACAGAGCCTCAGATCCGTGTGGTTTGTAGGCAGACCTTGGAGGCTTTGTGTTACCTCCACGAGAACAAGGTCATCCACCGAGACTTGAAGGCCGGAAACATTCTCCTCTCCTTGGATGGAGAAGTGAAACTAG CTGACTTTGGGGTGTCTGCTAAAAATACCAAGACGTTACAGAGAAGGGACTCTTTCATCGGCACTCCGTATTG GATGGCCCCAGAGGTGGTGATGTGCGAAACCTCCAAGGACCGTCCGTACGACTACAAGGCCGACATCTGGTCCCTCGGGGTAACCCTGATAGAGCTGGCACAGGTTGAGCCGCCCAACCACGAGATGAACCCCATGAGGGTGTTGCTGAAAATAGCCAAGTCCGAGCCGCCCACACTCATGCATCCCTCCCGCTG GTCCCCGGAATTCAGCGACTTTCTGCGGAAATCACTTGATAAGAATGTGGACCATAGGTGGAGCCCTGTGCAGCTTTTGCAG CATCCTTTTGTCACCAGTGTAACAGACTGCAAACCTCTCAGAGAGCTCATCGCCGAGGCCAAAGCTGAAGTCACAGAGGAGCTCGAGGAtagcaaagaggaggaggaggaggaagaggctgaAACACCTCTG GCGGCTCCAGGGCACAAGAGAGCGCCCTCAGATGCCAGCGTGGCCAGCTCAGAGGATGACAAAGTCCCACCGACTCCCTCCACGCTGGAATCTGTTACAGAAAAGACAGAGACCGTGCCTGCTGAGGACCAGACCAGTGATAAGCTCTCTGATGAAATACTTGGAACAAGTGAGGTGGATAAGCCTAAAGAGGGGAAACTCAATGAGGTGTCTAATGCTGATAATGCAGACCTGGTATCTGGGCCAGCAGAGCCTATAATGGACTTGATCCCACAAGCTCCCACCGAGCCTAAACCAGAAGACGGTAAAATTCCTGCTGAGCCTGCGGCACCACTGCCAGAGGAGAATGGCAAAACAACCCAGGAACTTATCCCAGATGGTCAAGAAACAGAGGAAGAACAGAAGGAGATACCAGAAAATGAACCTTCCCAAATAATagaggaaaaaggagaggagaaggggagggaagacagagaagagaaagaaaaagcagaaggtACAGAAGATTTCAAAGAATCTCAAGAGCAGCCTGAAGATAAACAAGAGGAACCAGAATCCATATCAGGAGAAGTTGAACCGCCagaagaagaaagcagagaACCAGAGAAGGAGATCCCTCCGAAACAAGTGGCAGAAGACAGAATAGACGACACAGCTAATGGCCCAGatgtaaatacagacacagagaatATAGGACCAAATGTAATAGACATAAACATTAATggagaaacagacacaaagtcAAGCGTGGATGACACCCCTGCTGAAGTTCTGTTAGAGAAGGAGGCCACAGAGAGTCAGCCAGAGGAAAAACCTGAGGATGAAAAGCAGCCTGACCAAGACAATCACCCCTGTGAGGAGAATAAACCAGAGGAACAGACACCAACGGAATTGACAAATGGAGTCAGCGACGTTGCCAAAGACACCTCAGAGGATTCAGAACAAGTGGTCCCATGTAAAGACGTCAACATGAAGGAAGGCGAGGCGAAAGCTACTCCTGCCGATGAGAATACTTCCCAAGATGCCGTCTCTGTCCAGGAGAGCGAAACGGACTCAGAGTGCAAGATGGAGCCCGGAAGCCCAGCTGTGGTTAAGTCGGATGTAGAGAAGGACTCGGACTCTGGGAGCAGCTCCgcagctgacagcagcagccTCGACCTCAATCTGTCCATCTCTAGCTTCCTGTCCAAGAGCAAGGAAGGCTCCGTGTCTATGCAG GAGTCAAAACGTCAGAAAAAGACGCTGAAGAAGACACGTAAGTTCATGGTGGATGGTGTGGAGGTCAGTGTGACGACATCAAAGATAGTGACGGATAACGACACCAAGAGTGAAGAGATGAGGTTCCTAAG GCGGCAGGAGTTGAGAGAGCTGCGCCTCCTGcagaaggaggagcagagggcccagcagcagctgagcaacaagctgcagcagcagagagagcagatcTACCGGCGCTTCGAACAGGAAACAACT GCTAAGAAGCGTCAATATGACCAAGAGGTGGAGAACCTTgagaagaagcagaagcagaCCATCGAGCGGCTGGAGCAGGATCACACCAGCCGGCTCAGAGACGAGGCCAAACGCATCAAAGCGGATCAAGACAAGGAGCTCTCCAAATTCCAAAACATGCTGAAGAACCGGAAGAAAGAG GCAGTGGCCCAGGTTATGATACAGTCTTTTCAGTTGTCCTCATGTGCCCTCTTCAACGCTCAGATGCAGGAT GAGCAGGAGTTCCtccagaagcagcagcaggagctggacGGAGCTCTGAAGAAAATCATCCAGCAGCACAAACTGGAGATCGCCACTATAGAGAGAGACTGCCTCAACCATAAGCAGCAGCTGATGAGAG ctcgAGAGGCAGCCATGTGGGAGTTGGAGGAGCGCCACCTGCAGGAGAAGCACCAGCTGCTGAAGCAGCAGCTCAAAGACCAGTACTTCCTGCAGAGACACCAGCTGCTCAAGAGACACGAGAAA gagatgGAGCAGATGCAGCGCTACAACCAGCGGCTGATCgaggaaatgaaaaacaaacagactcaaGAGAGAGTCCGTCTGCCCAAGATTCAACGCAGCGAGGCCAAGACCCGCATGGCCATGTTCAAGAAGAGCCTTCGCATCACGGCCACAGCATCCGTCACcccagagatggagagagagaagatcaAGCAG TTCGCTGTtcaggaggagaagaggcaGAAGAATGAGAGGCTCCATCAACACCAGAAACACGAGAACCAGATGAGGGATCTGCAGCTGCAGTGTGACTCAAACATCAGggagctgcagcagctacaG AATGAGAAGTGCCACCTTCTCATCGAGCATGAGACTCagaagctgaaggagctggaTGAGGAGCACAGCCAGGAGATAAAGGAGTGGAGAGAGAAGCTGAGACCCAGAAAGAAG gcctTGGAGGAGGAGTTCACACGGAAGCTTCAGGAGCAGGAGGTCTTCTTCAAGATGAGCGGCGAGTCCGAATGCCTTAACCCCACCACCCAGAGTCGAGTGTCCAAATTTTACCCAATCCCAAACCTGCACAACTCTGGTTTATAG
- the slka gene encoding STE20-like serine/threonine-protein kinase isoform X4, which yields MSFFNFRKIFKLGPDKKKKQYEHVHRDVNPEEIWDIIGELGDGAFGKVFKAQNKQNGTLAAAKVIDTKTEDELEDYMVEIDILASCDHPHIVKLLDAFYFEGKLWILIEFCAGGAVDAIMLELERPLTEPQIRVVCRQTLEALCYLHENKVIHRDLKAGNILLSLDGEVKLADFGVSAKNTKTLQRRDSFIGTPYWMAPEVVMCETSKDRPYDYKADIWSLGVTLIELAQVEPPNHEMNPMRVLLKIAKSEPPTLMHPSRWSPEFSDFLRKSLDKNVDHRWSPVQLLQHPFVTSVTDCKPLRELIAEAKAEVTEELEDSKEEEEEEEAETPLAAPGHKRAPSDASVASSEDDKVPPTPSTLESVTEKTETVPAEDQTSDKLSDEILGTSEVDKPKEGKLNEVSNADNADLVSGPAEPIMDLIPQAPTEPKPEDGKIPAEPAAPLPEENGKTTQELIPDGQETEEEQKEIPENEPSQIIEEKGEEKGREDREEKEKAEGTEDFKESQEQPEDKQEEPESISGEVEPPEEESREPEKEIPPKQVAEDRIDDTANGPDVNTDTENIGPNVIDININGETDTKSSVDDTPAEVLLEKEATESQPEEKPEDEKQPDQDNHPCEENKPEEQTPTELTNGVSDVAKDTSEDSEQVVPCKDVNMKEGEAKATPADENTSQDAVSVQESETDSECKMEPGSPAVVKSDVEKDSDSGSSSAADSSSLDLNLSISSFLSKSKEGSVSMQESKRQKKTLKKTRKFMVDGVEVSVTTSKIVTDNDTKSEEMRFLRRQELRELRLLQKEEQRAQQQLSNKLQQQREQIYRRFEQETTAKKRQYDQEVENLEKKQKQTIERLEQDHTSRLRDEAKRIKADQDKELSKFQNMLKNRKKEEQEFLQKQQQELDGALKKIIQQHKLEIATIERDCLNHKQQLMRAREAAMWELEERHLQEKHQLLKQQLKDQYFLQRHQLLKRHEKEMEQMQRYNQRLIEEMKNKQTQERVRLPKIQRSEAKTRMAMFKKSLRITATASVTPEMEREKIKQFAVQEEKRQKNERLHQHQKHENQMRDLQLQCDSNIRELQQLQNEKCHLLIEHETQKLKELDEEHSQEIKEWREKLRPRKKALEEEFTRKLQEQEVFFKMSGESECLNPTTQSRVSKFYPIPNLHNSGL from the exons ATGTCTTTCTTCAATTTTCGGAAGATATTCAAACTGGGCCctgacaagaagaagaagcagtatGAACATGTACACAGAGACGTGAACCCGGAGGAAATCTGGGACATCATTGGGGAACTTGGAGACGGGGCGTTTGGGAAAGTATTCAAG GCTCAGAACAAGCAGAATGGGACCCTCGCTGCTGCCAAGGTTATTGACACAAAGACTGAGGATGAATTGGAGGACTACATGGTGGAGATTGACATTCTGGCCTCCTGCGACCACCCTCACATCGTCAAACTGCTGgatgccttttattttgaaggcaaacTTTGG ATCCTCATAGAGTTCTGTGCAGGCGGTGCAGTGGATGCCATCATGCTGG AACTGGAGAGACCCCTGACAGAGCCTCAGATCCGTGTGGTTTGTAGGCAGACCTTGGAGGCTTTGTGTTACCTCCACGAGAACAAGGTCATCCACCGAGACTTGAAGGCCGGAAACATTCTCCTCTCCTTGGATGGAGAAGTGAAACTAG CTGACTTTGGGGTGTCTGCTAAAAATACCAAGACGTTACAGAGAAGGGACTCTTTCATCGGCACTCCGTATTG GATGGCCCCAGAGGTGGTGATGTGCGAAACCTCCAAGGACCGTCCGTACGACTACAAGGCCGACATCTGGTCCCTCGGGGTAACCCTGATAGAGCTGGCACAGGTTGAGCCGCCCAACCACGAGATGAACCCCATGAGGGTGTTGCTGAAAATAGCCAAGTCCGAGCCGCCCACACTCATGCATCCCTCCCGCTG GTCCCCGGAATTCAGCGACTTTCTGCGGAAATCACTTGATAAGAATGTGGACCATAGGTGGAGCCCTGTGCAGCTTTTGCAG CATCCTTTTGTCACCAGTGTAACAGACTGCAAACCTCTCAGAGAGCTCATCGCCGAGGCCAAAGCTGAAGTCACAGAGGAGCTCGAGGAtagcaaagaggaggaggaggaggaagaggctgaAACACCTCTG GCGGCTCCAGGGCACAAGAGAGCGCCCTCAGATGCCAGCGTGGCCAGCTCAGAGGATGACAAAGTCCCACCGACTCCCTCCACGCTGGAATCTGTTACAGAAAAGACAGAGACCGTGCCTGCTGAGGACCAGACCAGTGATAAGCTCTCTGATGAAATACTTGGAACAAGTGAGGTGGATAAGCCTAAAGAGGGGAAACTCAATGAGGTGTCTAATGCTGATAATGCAGACCTGGTATCTGGGCCAGCAGAGCCTATAATGGACTTGATCCCACAAGCTCCCACCGAGCCTAAACCAGAAGACGGTAAAATTCCTGCTGAGCCTGCGGCACCACTGCCAGAGGAGAATGGCAAAACAACCCAGGAACTTATCCCAGATGGTCAAGAAACAGAGGAAGAACAGAAGGAGATACCAGAAAATGAACCTTCCCAAATAATagaggaaaaaggagaggagaaggggagggaagacagagaagagaaagaaaaagcagaaggtACAGAAGATTTCAAAGAATCTCAAGAGCAGCCTGAAGATAAACAAGAGGAACCAGAATCCATATCAGGAGAAGTTGAACCGCCagaagaagaaagcagagaACCAGAGAAGGAGATCCCTCCGAAACAAGTGGCAGAAGACAGAATAGACGACACAGCTAATGGCCCAGatgtaaatacagacacagagaatATAGGACCAAATGTAATAGACATAAACATTAATggagaaacagacacaaagtcAAGCGTGGATGACACCCCTGCTGAAGTTCTGTTAGAGAAGGAGGCCACAGAGAGTCAGCCAGAGGAAAAACCTGAGGATGAAAAGCAGCCTGACCAAGACAATCACCCCTGTGAGGAGAATAAACCAGAGGAACAGACACCAACGGAATTGACAAATGGAGTCAGCGACGTTGCCAAAGACACCTCAGAGGATTCAGAACAAGTGGTCCCATGTAAAGACGTCAACATGAAGGAAGGCGAGGCGAAAGCTACTCCTGCCGATGAGAATACTTCCCAAGATGCCGTCTCTGTCCAGGAGAGCGAAACGGACTCAGAGTGCAAGATGGAGCCCGGAAGCCCAGCTGTGGTTAAGTCGGATGTAGAGAAGGACTCGGACTCTGGGAGCAGCTCCgcagctgacagcagcagccTCGACCTCAATCTGTCCATCTCTAGCTTCCTGTCCAAGAGCAAGGAAGGCTCCGTGTCTATGCAG GAGTCAAAACGTCAGAAAAAGACGCTGAAGAAGACACGTAAGTTCATGGTGGATGGTGTGGAGGTCAGTGTGACGACATCAAAGATAGTGACGGATAACGACACCAAGAGTGAAGAGATGAGGTTCCTAAG GCGGCAGGAGTTGAGAGAGCTGCGCCTCCTGcagaaggaggagcagagggcccagcagcagctgagcaacaagctgcagcagcagagagagcagatcTACCGGCGCTTCGAACAGGAAACAACT GCTAAGAAGCGTCAATATGACCAAGAGGTGGAGAACCTTgagaagaagcagaagcagaCCATCGAGCGGCTGGAGCAGGATCACACCAGCCGGCTCAGAGACGAGGCCAAACGCATCAAAGCGGATCAAGACAAGGAGCTCTCCAAATTCCAAAACATGCTGAAGAACCGGAAGAAAGAG GAGCAGGAGTTCCtccagaagcagcagcaggagctggacGGAGCTCTGAAGAAAATCATCCAGCAGCACAAACTGGAGATCGCCACTATAGAGAGAGACTGCCTCAACCATAAGCAGCAGCTGATGAGAG ctcgAGAGGCAGCCATGTGGGAGTTGGAGGAGCGCCACCTGCAGGAGAAGCACCAGCTGCTGAAGCAGCAGCTCAAAGACCAGTACTTCCTGCAGAGACACCAGCTGCTCAAGAGACACGAGAAA gagatgGAGCAGATGCAGCGCTACAACCAGCGGCTGATCgaggaaatgaaaaacaaacagactcaaGAGAGAGTCCGTCTGCCCAAGATTCAACGCAGCGAGGCCAAGACCCGCATGGCCATGTTCAAGAAGAGCCTTCGCATCACGGCCACAGCATCCGTCACcccagagatggagagagagaagatcaAGCAG TTCGCTGTtcaggaggagaagaggcaGAAGAATGAGAGGCTCCATCAACACCAGAAACACGAGAACCAGATGAGGGATCTGCAGCTGCAGTGTGACTCAAACATCAGggagctgcagcagctacaG AATGAGAAGTGCCACCTTCTCATCGAGCATGAGACTCagaagctgaaggagctggaTGAGGAGCACAGCCAGGAGATAAAGGAGTGGAGAGAGAAGCTGAGACCCAGAAAGAAG gcctTGGAGGAGGAGTTCACACGGAAGCTTCAGGAGCAGGAGGTCTTCTTCAAGATGAGCGGCGAGTCCGAATGCCTTAACCCCACCACCCAGAGTCGAGTGTCCAAATTTTACCCAATCCCAAACCTGCACAACTCTGGTTTATAG